The Sinomicrobium kalidii genome contains a region encoding:
- a CDS encoding SRPBCC family protein: MKNNLQFNFTVDKATKTIFIEKEFAAELSLVWDAFTKQEILDQWWAPQPWKSVTKYMDFKIGGRRFYAMVGPEGQEHWSIQQYSSISPKTNFKMLNAFADKDENPDLPGSNWDLNFNEQNGMTKVSITIKNDSLVRMEKMIEMGFKEGFTMTLNHLENLLATLSQK; the protein is encoded by the coding sequence ATGAAAAACAATCTGCAATTTAACTTTACCGTTGACAAAGCAACTAAAACGATATTCATAGAGAAGGAATTTGCGGCAGAACTTTCATTAGTTTGGGATGCATTTACAAAACAGGAAATTCTTGACCAATGGTGGGCGCCACAACCGTGGAAGTCTGTAACAAAATATATGGATTTCAAAATTGGCGGGCGTAGATTTTATGCTATGGTAGGTCCGGAAGGACAAGAACATTGGTCTATTCAGCAATATTCTTCCATTAGTCCGAAAACCAATTTCAAAATGTTAAATGCTTTCGCAGACAAAGATGAAAATCCTGATTTGCCGGGTTCCAATTGGGATTTGAATTTCAACGAACAAAACGGAATGACAAAAGTGAGTATTACTATTAAAAATGACTCGCTCGTTCGGATGGAAAAGATGATTGAAATGGGCTTTAAAGAAGGATTTACTATGACGTTAAACCATTTGGAAAATCTATTGGCAACTTTATCACAAAAATGA
- a CDS encoding DUF4372 domain-containing protein, translated as MNSGKYVFSQLVAFLPRRVFDRIVAKHKGNKYVRHFTCWNQLLCMVFGQLTTRESLRDLITIIEAHASKSYHLGFGKSVTRSNLAKVNEKRNCKIFEEFAYHLMDMARSKRTHDDFQVKGKIYAFDSSTIDLCLNVFWWAKFRSTKAGI; from the coding sequence ATGAATTCAGGGAAGTATGTTTTTTCCCAGCTAGTAGCGTTTCTACCCCGACGTGTTTTTGATCGTATTGTCGCCAAACATAAGGGCAATAAATATGTTCGTCATTTTACGTGCTGGAACCAATTGCTCTGTATGGTTTTTGGTCAATTAACAACTCGAGAGAGCCTCCGCGATTTAATTACCATTATTGAAGCGCATGCTTCCAAATCCTATCATCTTGGATTTGGAAAAAGTGTCACCAGAAGTAATCTTGCGAAAGTCAATGAGAAACGCAACTGCAAAATATTTGAGGAGTTTGCCTACCACCTGATGGATATGGCCCGTAGTAAACGGACACATGATGATTTTCAGGTTAAAGGAAAAATATATGCCTTTGATTCCTCCACGATCGATCTGTGCCTGAATGTATTTTGGTGGGCAAAGTTTCGTAGTACTAAAGCAGGTATCTAA
- a CDS encoding helix-turn-helix domain-containing protein, with protein MSPVTKNLEAFYTHKFNHTPTLPPVGAGDFNAFRLSDNNGRRPPAPYARYDFFKVMLIRGEHRCHYADKSIILNGSSLLFFNPSVPYRFERLDDEATGFFCLFKESFFTENYRNGIPSIFLPGGKTVYSLNEKQDQEVAALFEKIFEENRSDYRFKYDLLRNQVSELIHYAMKMEPNEQRYHHPDSNTRIVSIFTELLESQFPIESPEQCISMRSASDFAERLSVHVNHLNRAVRLTTGKTTTTHITERLVAEAMALLKQTDWNISEISDCLGFAQPAHFTYFFKKHTNTTPTSVRLV; from the coding sequence ATGTCGCCCGTCACTAAAAATTTAGAAGCATTTTATACCCATAAATTCAATCATACACCAACGTTGCCCCCCGTCGGTGCTGGGGATTTTAATGCTTTCCGTCTGTCAGATAATAATGGTAGAAGACCGCCGGCACCTTACGCACGGTACGATTTTTTTAAGGTTATGTTGATTCGTGGGGAACATCGTTGCCACTATGCTGACAAGAGCATCATTCTCAACGGCAGTTCCCTTCTTTTTTTTAATCCGTCAGTTCCATATCGGTTTGAACGTCTTGATGATGAGGCAACCGGATTCTTTTGCCTTTTTAAGGAGTCTTTTTTTACAGAAAACTACAGAAACGGAATCCCATCTATATTTCTTCCGGGCGGCAAAACAGTCTATAGTTTAAATGAAAAACAAGATCAGGAAGTAGCTGCTTTATTTGAGAAAATATTTGAAGAAAACCGGTCCGACTATCGATTTAAGTATGATCTGCTACGCAATCAGGTATCTGAATTGATCCATTATGCCATGAAAATGGAACCGAATGAACAAAGGTATCATCATCCCGACTCAAATACTCGAATTGTTTCTATATTTACTGAATTACTTGAAAGTCAATTTCCGATAGAATCTCCAGAACAGTGTATCAGTATGCGTTCTGCAAGCGATTTCGCAGAACGACTTTCCGTACATGTCAACCATCTCAACCGTGCGGTACGCTTGACGACGGGAAAAACGACCACCACCCATATTACGGAGCGATTGGTAGCCGAGGCCATGGCCTTGCTTAAGCAAACCGATTGGAACATATCCGAGATCAGTGATTGCCTGGGGTTTGCACAACCCGCCCATTTTACCTACTTTTTTAAGAAGCATACCAATACTACCCCCACCTCGGTTCGTCTTGTTTGA
- a CDS encoding integrase core domain-containing protein, whose translation MNQVRSAKKRIEIRYIQPGKPIQNGWIERLNRSEKIYWML comes from the coding sequence TTGAACCAAGTCCGGAGTGCGAAAAAGCGAATTGAAATCCGTTATATCCAACCGGGAAAGCCTATACAAAATGGCTGGATAGAACGATTAAACAGATCAGAGAAGATATATTGGATGCTTTAG
- a CDS encoding transposase — protein MIIKTQRTFVFLTNNMELSAPEIALLYKNRWQVELFFKWIKQHLKIKSF, from the coding sequence ATGATCATCAAAACCCAAAGAACTTTTGTGTTTCTGACTAATAATATGGAACTATCAGCTCCTGAAATTGCTTTATTATACAAAAATCGTTGGCAGGTAGAACTCTTTTTCAAATGGATCAAACAACATTTAAAAATCAAATCCTTTTAG
- a CDS encoding SusC/RagA family TonB-linked outer membrane protein yields the protein MEKLFFTCHTACARTFTVFLILLGLQSFFANKMKAQDLNETSVVLTKSEYKFSELFKEIEQQTPFRFTYFEDEISTDSRYNTSEKEPGLKQLLDDISRKTNLDFYPKGKIITVSRAKPGKTANTNAAVQRIISGTVTDAEQIPLPGVSVVLKGTQKGTAADFDGKFQIQAAAGDVLIFSYIGYLTREVTVGENSILNVRLQTDTNELNEVVVVGYGTQKKADLTGAISSVDVESFENIPTPRVDQMLQGRAAGVEVKSINGSPGAGTTIRIRGSRSINASNEPLYVIDGIVGAGDLNTINPADIESIDILKDASAAAIYGSRASNGVVIITTKNGKPGKDRFHFSATYGISELTRSVDMMTTEEYIPFINEAYEDRTGEVLYPDPDSVLERVGPGGTDWIDEIIQTGTYANYDMAVSGGNEDFTYRFSGNIVDQKGIAIKSTYRRYQSRLNMTKKFSSRLKMGVNINASRYYREPGSNINFGSNSGWSSSMITLPPTMPVYNEDGTFNSYNPVRYTGGGHVNTAVAAAHLNDAKTTYNNLLGSVYGEFEILKGLKLKSSFGTRLANSRYNFYRPSYAPANVANDREFGDALSDIYHRYYVLNENTLTFDRSFGNHHLNILGGFTFQRRIDERVYVRGGGLTNDIVKWNDFESIPQDQRNTVSHYNENAQTSFIGRIGYDFNKKYYVTFTSRYDGASNFSANKKWGYFPSLGIRWRASKEEFYKNSGIADVLTDLSFRASYGISGNQGISNYRSLATLSADETSYIFGDEPVFGYTQGRLANDNLSWETSRQLNIGADIQLLKGRFNLSANYYRTTTDDLLLTVQMPRQTGYGSRLKNLGETLSKGLEFELDGTIIRGNDFSWNAVVNIATNEQEVVDIGALGRVALDDNGYGATTNFLEVGVPIGANFGVEYMGTWKNQEEIDAELAKPEEERTLVSTSNFYQPGKPKYKDHNGDGELNSDDYHYLGTPNPKLYGGIGNTLRYKNLTLDFFLQFAEGNTMWNYIEFFVGTGTYLTNQMKYMKDRWTPENPDSDIPGVNSRDNIPSTRFLHDASFLRLKSLSLSYDLSPLVFPGKDKRLSVYLSGTNLFLITRYNGFDPEVNTGGTSSTVRARDNGAYPNSSTFTMGFNLEL from the coding sequence ATGGAAAAACTATTTTTTACCTGTCACACGGCCTGTGCCCGTACTTTTACTGTTTTTTTAATATTGCTCGGCCTCCAGAGCTTCTTTGCAAATAAAATGAAGGCCCAGGATTTAAATGAGACATCGGTCGTACTCACAAAGAGTGAATACAAATTTAGTGAATTATTTAAAGAAATTGAGCAACAAACACCTTTCAGGTTTACCTATTTTGAAGATGAAATAAGCACAGACAGCCGTTACAATACTTCAGAAAAAGAACCTGGTCTGAAACAGCTTCTGGATGATATCTCTCGGAAAACAAATCTTGACTTCTATCCAAAAGGTAAGATCATTACGGTATCCCGGGCTAAACCCGGAAAAACCGCGAATACGAATGCCGCCGTACAACGTATAATTTCCGGCACGGTTACCGATGCCGAACAGATACCATTGCCCGGGGTATCCGTTGTTTTAAAGGGAACCCAAAAAGGTACGGCCGCAGATTTTGACGGGAAGTTTCAGATACAGGCTGCTGCCGGAGATGTTCTGATCTTTTCGTATATCGGCTATCTCACCCGGGAAGTTACCGTCGGTGAGAATTCAATACTGAATGTCCGTTTGCAAACGGACACTAATGAATTAAATGAAGTTGTCGTTGTAGGATATGGCACGCAGAAAAAAGCGGATCTGACCGGTGCGATATCCTCCGTAGATGTGGAATCTTTTGAAAATATACCAACGCCCCGTGTAGATCAGATGTTGCAGGGCAGAGCGGCAGGGGTAGAAGTGAAATCGATAAACGGATCTCCGGGAGCCGGTACTACGATCAGGATCCGGGGAAGCCGATCGATCAATGCATCCAATGAGCCCTTGTATGTCATTGATGGAATTGTGGGAGCCGGGGACCTCAATACCATCAATCCCGCCGATATTGAATCCATAGATATTTTAAAAGATGCTTCTGCAGCGGCTATATACGGATCCCGGGCTTCCAATGGTGTCGTCATCATTACCACAAAGAACGGGAAACCCGGAAAGGACCGGTTTCATTTTTCCGCAACCTATGGTATATCGGAGTTAACACGCTCAGTAGATATGATGACTACCGAAGAATATATTCCCTTCATTAACGAAGCTTATGAAGACCGTACCGGGGAAGTCCTTTACCCGGACCCCGATTCCGTTTTGGAGCGCGTAGGTCCTGGCGGAACAGACTGGATTGACGAAATTATTCAAACCGGAACCTATGCCAATTATGACATGGCGGTTTCCGGGGGGAACGAAGACTTCACCTATCGCTTCTCAGGAAATATAGTCGATCAGAAGGGCATTGCTATCAAATCCACATACAGACGTTATCAGTCCCGCCTTAATATGACCAAAAAATTCTCTTCCCGTTTGAAAATGGGAGTCAACATTAATGCAAGCCGCTATTACAGGGAACCCGGTTCAAACATCAATTTCGGGTCTAACTCAGGATGGTCGTCCTCCATGATCACTTTACCTCCCACCATGCCGGTCTATAATGAAGACGGGACCTTTAACAGCTATAATCCCGTAAGGTATACCGGGGGAGGGCATGTTAACACGGCTGTGGCGGCGGCTCACCTGAACGACGCAAAAACTACATACAATAATTTGCTGGGAAGTGTTTACGGGGAATTTGAAATATTGAAAGGGCTCAAATTAAAATCCTCTTTCGGGACACGGCTGGCCAACAGCCGTTACAACTTTTACAGGCCTTCGTATGCCCCGGCAAATGTTGCGAATGACCGGGAGTTCGGCGATGCGCTTTCCGATATTTATCACCGGTATTATGTATTGAACGAAAATACTTTAACATTCGACCGGTCCTTTGGAAACCATCATTTGAACATACTCGGAGGGTTTACGTTTCAGCGGCGTATTGATGAAAGGGTCTATGTCAGGGGAGGCGGCCTGACCAACGATATCGTCAAATGGAATGATTTTGAAAGCATTCCCCAGGATCAGCGAAATACCGTTTCACATTATAATGAAAACGCACAAACATCATTTATCGGCAGGATCGGGTATGATTTCAACAAGAAATATTATGTGACATTTACGAGCCGTTATGACGGGGCTTCTAATTTTTCTGCGAATAAAAAGTGGGGGTATTTTCCTTCCCTCGGCATCAGGTGGAGGGCTTCAAAAGAAGAATTCTATAAGAATTCCGGTATCGCCGACGTATTGACGGACCTGTCCTTTCGGGCAAGCTATGGAATTTCCGGGAACCAGGGCATTTCAAACTATCGGTCGCTTGCCACCCTGAGTGCCGATGAGACGAGTTATATTTTTGGCGACGAACCGGTTTTTGGGTATACCCAGGGGAGACTCGCCAATGATAACCTCTCCTGGGAAACCTCGAGGCAATTAAACATAGGGGCCGATATACAACTGTTAAAAGGGCGCTTTAATTTGTCTGCCAATTATTACCGTACCACAACAGACGACCTTTTGCTTACAGTACAAATGCCCAGACAAACCGGTTATGGCAGCCGGTTAAAGAATTTGGGAGAAACCTTAAGTAAAGGCCTGGAATTTGAGTTGGACGGAACAATTATCCGGGGCAACGATTTTTCCTGGAATGCTGTTGTAAATATAGCCACCAATGAACAGGAGGTTGTAGACATCGGTGCTCTCGGAAGGGTTGCTCTGGACGATAACGGATACGGAGCCACCACAAATTTCCTGGAAGTAGGGGTCCCCATCGGGGCCAACTTTGGTGTGGAGTATATGGGAACATGGAAAAATCAGGAGGAGATCGATGCGGAACTGGCAAAACCGGAAGAAGAAAGGACCCTGGTTTCGACCTCTAACTTTTACCAACCGGGAAAACCGAAGTACAAGGACCATAATGGAGACGGAGAGTTAAATTCAGACGATTATCATTATCTGGGCACACCTAACCCCAAACTTTACGGAGGAATTGGAAATACGCTCAGGTATAAGAACCTTACACTGGACTTCTTTTTACAGTTCGCCGAGGGAAATACCATGTGGAATTATATTGAGTTTTTCGTGGGGACAGGAACCTATCTTACCAACCAGATGAAGTATATGAAAGACAGGTGGACGCCGGAGAATCCGGATAGCGATATACCGGGTGTAAATTCACGTGATAATATCCCCAGTACACGTTTCCTGCACGATGCCTCATTCCTGCGGCTCAAGAGCCTGAGCCTGAGCTATGACCTCAGTCCCCTGGTCTTCCCCGGGAAAGATAAACGCCTGTCGGTTTATCTTTCAGGGACCAATCTGTTTCTGATTACCAGATACAATGGCTTTGACCCGGAGGTAAACACCGGGGGGACCAGCTCAACGGTACGTGCCAGGGATAATGGCGCATACCCTAATAGCAGTACGTTCACCATGGGTTTTAATCTTGAATTATAA
- a CDS encoding helix-turn-helix transcriptional regulator → MNFDNQLLFFFSALGAFNSSFLSIYFFFASKPKHFSNYYLGALLAVLSIRIWKSVFFYFNPDLSKFYLQIGLSACFLIGPFLYFFIKSRLSNSERELKNDYLQLVVLVLLILTVGYLYPYKTYPELWGNIFYKAINYQWLIYIITSAFILKDVFKKIFKKSATLTSNEVWSLSVFSGVFIIWMAYFFASYTSYIMGALSFSFVLYLSFLLFYYKREKAISSPEQKEKYVGHKISEKEANKLLSTIDTVLNKQGLFKNPDLTLPQLAEEIKVRPHLISQLLNDNLNKNFSLFINEYRIEEAKRILDSNRNLKIEAIAEMCGFNSISTFYSAFKKITNTTPAKYSNS, encoded by the coding sequence ATGAATTTTGATAATCAGCTATTATTCTTCTTTAGTGCTTTAGGGGCATTTAACAGTTCTTTTTTAAGTATCTATTTTTTCTTTGCTTCTAAACCTAAACATTTTTCAAACTATTATTTGGGAGCACTGCTGGCTGTTTTAAGTATCCGTATCTGGAAGTCCGTCTTTTTTTATTTCAATCCCGATCTATCTAAATTTTATTTACAAATAGGATTATCTGCCTGCTTTCTCATCGGGCCATTTTTGTATTTCTTTATAAAATCAAGGCTGTCAAATTCTGAAAGAGAACTAAAAAATGACTATTTGCAATTAGTTGTTTTGGTATTGTTAATTCTTACAGTTGGATACCTTTATCCTTATAAAACTTATCCTGAACTTTGGGGAAATATATTCTATAAAGCCATAAATTATCAATGGTTGATTTATATCATTACCTCAGCTTTTATTCTTAAAGATGTCTTTAAGAAAATTTTTAAGAAGTCTGCCACATTAACTTCAAATGAAGTGTGGTCATTAAGTGTGTTTTCAGGTGTTTTTATAATCTGGATGGCCTATTTTTTTGCTTCATATACATCATATATAATGGGAGCTTTATCTTTTTCATTTGTATTATACTTGTCATTTTTATTGTTTTATTATAAAAGAGAAAAAGCCATTTCTTCTCCGGAACAAAAAGAAAAGTATGTGGGGCATAAAATTAGTGAGAAAGAAGCTAATAAATTACTTTCAACTATTGATACTGTTCTGAATAAGCAGGGGTTGTTTAAAAATCCTGATTTGACCTTGCCACAATTGGCTGAAGAAATTAAAGTTCGACCTCACTTAATTTCCCAACTATTAAATGATAACCTAAACAAAAACTTTTCTTTGTTTATTAACGAATATCGCATTGAAGAAGCGAAAAGAATTTTAGATTCAAATCGCAATTTAAAAATTGAAGCCATTGCAGAAATGTGTGGTTTCAACTCTATTAGTACCTTCTATTCCGCATTTAAAAAAATAACCAACACCACTCCAGCCAAATATTCTAATTCTTAA
- a CDS encoding ArsR/SmtB family transcription factor, giving the protein MRRDIFQAIADPTRRAIIALIALHSMTPNAIAENFKTSRQSISKHLRILTECELVNQEQRGREIYYSLKIEKMKEIDEWLEQYRKIWEARFNQLDEVLLTVKNKKK; this is encoded by the coding sequence ATGAGAAGAGATATCTTTCAAGCCATTGCCGACCCTACAAGAAGGGCAATTATTGCCTTAATTGCATTGCATTCAATGACACCCAATGCAATTGCAGAAAACTTTAAAACTTCCCGGCAATCTATTTCAAAACACCTTCGTATCCTTACAGAATGTGAATTAGTAAATCAGGAACAACGAGGCAGAGAAATTTATTACTCGCTTAAAATCGAAAAGATGAAAGAAATTGACGAATGGCTTGAGCAATACAGAAAAATTTGGGAGGCTCGATTTAACCAACTTGATGAAGTATTATTAACAGTTAAAAATAAGAAAAAATGA
- a CDS encoding RagB/SusD family nutrient uptake outer membrane protein — MKLKIKNIFLVVILIITTAGCEEALVENPKSIISPDNFFTTEDQCIQATNGSYAGLPRIFGQQDLWSLTFAGTDLFMFNGGSQTIHAVQNYNFSPANAQNSYDTWNRCYDAIKDVNLVIARVSEAPIDDSLKERLIGENKFLRAVYYYILSNTFGEVPLWTEELDVDVVSELPRAPLAEVREQIITDLNDASDHLPWPSEYGAEETGRATKGAALGLLAKVYLFNEDYANAKRTAEAVTASNEYALLDDYSELFDMDNTNNKESVFEIQFKRDASTNTNYIINYFYTWFLPVPDSGGGTYGGVDFGNSNLISYHEFYPSARLISLYAEDDTRKDEVLAYEYEGQPFTSLPEADRPWFGPKFWDLTASQRASEKNLYFMRYADVLLILAEAENELGNTANAISQLNKIRFRATGKNDVDISMAQEEIRRFIMDERARELVGEFNRKWDLARWGNLVDAVQSLPPDDNVEGAANVRDYHEVFPIPFDEIVQNPNLEQNPGY, encoded by the coding sequence ATGAAATTAAAGATCAAAAATATATTTTTAGTAGTTATACTCATTATAACAACTGCAGGATGTGAAGAAGCACTTGTAGAAAATCCGAAAAGCATTATTTCACCGGACAATTTCTTTACTACCGAAGATCAATGTATACAGGCAACTAACGGTTCGTATGCCGGTCTGCCCCGTATTTTCGGACAACAGGACCTGTGGTCATTGACTTTTGCCGGGACTGATCTTTTTATGTTTAACGGCGGAAGCCAAACGATACATGCCGTACAAAATTACAATTTCTCACCGGCCAATGCCCAAAACAGCTATGACACGTGGAACAGATGCTATGATGCCATAAAAGATGTTAACCTGGTCATTGCAAGGGTTTCGGAAGCACCGATAGACGATAGCCTGAAAGAACGCCTTATAGGGGAGAACAAGTTTTTACGGGCTGTATATTATTATATTCTGAGCAATACTTTCGGAGAGGTACCGCTATGGACCGAAGAACTGGATGTCGATGTGGTCAGCGAACTTCCGAGAGCTCCGCTGGCGGAAGTAAGGGAACAGATCATTACGGACCTCAATGATGCTTCAGATCATTTACCCTGGCCTTCTGAATACGGTGCAGAAGAAACAGGAAGAGCAACAAAGGGGGCTGCACTGGGCCTGCTGGCCAAAGTCTATCTCTTTAATGAAGATTATGCAAACGCAAAACGTACGGCCGAAGCTGTAACGGCATCGAATGAATATGCATTATTGGATGATTATTCGGAATTGTTTGATATGGATAATACCAATAATAAGGAATCTGTCTTTGAAATTCAGTTCAAAAGAGATGCTTCGACCAATACCAATTACATCATCAACTATTTTTACACCTGGTTCTTACCGGTACCGGATTCAGGAGGAGGTACGTATGGAGGGGTAGATTTCGGAAACTCCAATTTGATCAGTTATCACGAATTTTATCCCAGCGCCAGATTGATCTCCCTGTATGCCGAAGATGATACCAGAAAAGACGAGGTTTTAGCGTATGAATACGAGGGGCAGCCGTTTACTTCCCTGCCCGAAGCGGACAGGCCCTGGTTTGGCCCCAAATTCTGGGACCTGACAGCATCACAACGCGCAAGTGAAAAAAACCTGTACTTTATGAGGTATGCCGACGTGTTACTCATTCTGGCGGAAGCAGAAAATGAATTGGGAAATACGGCAAATGCAATATCGCAATTAAACAAAATACGTTTCAGGGCAACGGGTAAAAATGATGTTGATATTTCAATGGCTCAGGAAGAAATCCGTCGCTTTATTATGGATGAGAGGGCAAGAGAACTTGTAGGGGAATTTAACCGGAAATGGGATCTGGCCAGATGGGGGAACCTGGTAGATGCTGTTCAGTCGTTACCCCCCGACGACAATGTCGAAGGGGCGGCCAATGTCCGGGACTACCATGAGGTGTTTCCCATTCCATTCGATGAAATTGTACAAAACCCGAATCTTGAACAAAATCCGGGATACTAA
- a CDS encoding nuclear transport factor 2 family protein, which produces MKRFLLPTILLFFANVTFSQNNESQIKTALMNYINGTSYNETKLIDQAFYPEANLYLTKDDNEPWIVPISEYTSWFKKAKKGQFNGRIGNILYIEDFNTIALAKAEILNPDKNITYIDMFLLKKIQNEWKIISKTADSEASNLSGDRILFIVSNAHYYGDSELPTGNSYSEIVNAYDTFKKAGYIIDFVSPEGGSIPLAYINTTDSVQKAYLYNSDFMFSLKHTKKPDEINPEDYKAVHYIGGGSAMFGVPENTGIQKIVMTIYEEQEGIISSVCHGTAGIVHLKTKNGKYLVNGKTVNGYPDAFEREGAEYFKQFPFLITKTIEERGGTFTYSPRNSIHVEEDGNLITGQNYLSSKHVALRIIEKLESKYNDL; this is translated from the coding sequence ATGAAACGTTTTCTTCTACCAACCATTTTGTTGTTTTTTGCCAATGTAACATTTTCCCAAAATAATGAAAGCCAAATAAAAACAGCTTTAATGAATTATATAAATGGCACTTCATACAATGAAACCAAACTCATTGATCAGGCATTTTATCCGGAAGCCAACTTATATTTAACAAAAGATGACAATGAGCCCTGGATTGTACCCATTTCAGAGTATACAAGTTGGTTTAAAAAGGCAAAAAAAGGTCAATTTAATGGTAGGATTGGTAATATTTTGTACATAGAAGATTTTAACACTATTGCTCTTGCTAAAGCTGAAATACTAAATCCTGATAAGAACATAACATATATTGATATGTTCCTTTTAAAGAAAATACAAAATGAATGGAAAATTATAAGTAAAACCGCCGATAGTGAGGCCAGCAATTTGTCCGGAGATCGCATTTTGTTTATTGTTTCTAACGCACATTATTATGGGGATTCAGAACTACCAACAGGCAACAGCTATTCAGAAATAGTAAATGCGTATGATACATTTAAAAAGGCTGGATATATCATTGATTTTGTAAGTCCTGAAGGGGGAAGCATCCCTCTTGCTTATATAAATACAACCGACTCTGTACAAAAGGCATATTTATACAATTCAGATTTTATGTTTTCTTTAAAGCACACAAAAAAGCCTGACGAGATTAATCCCGAAGACTATAAAGCTGTTCATTACATTGGTGGTGGAAGTGCTATGTTCGGAGTGCCTGAAAATACCGGTATTCAAAAAATAGTCATGACCATTTATGAAGAACAAGAAGGTATTATATCTTCTGTTTGTCATGGAACTGCCGGAATAGTACATCTAAAAACGAAAAACGGAAAATATCTTGTAAATGGAAAAACTGTAAATGGCTATCCGGATGCTTTTGAGCGTGAAGGTGCTGAATATTTTAAGCAATTTCCATTTTTAATCACCAAAACAATTGAAGAACGTGGAGGTACGTTTACATATTCGCCAAGAAATTCTATACATGTGGAGGAAGATGGCAATTTAATTACCGGGCAGAATTATTTATCTTCAAAACATGTTGCACTTAGAATAATTGAAAAACTGGAGAGCAAGTATAATGACTTATGA
- a CDS encoding metallophosphoesterase family protein, with the protein MKRRKFVKNTALAPLIAGSLLHLNGYRERKDHTPLKIGLCADVHQDFIPDGPERLSAFIDAMTTRKPDFIIQLGDFCQPDPANIPFMNIWNRFPGPKYHVIGNHDPEGEYTQDEVVDFWQALGKYYSFDLKNYHFVVLNGNERNPAHEKPWKYERYISKEQLRWLSDDLRKTDKPVILFCHQGIDVGGIENSLEVRRVLELANEEAGFKKVRIVFSGHHHKDYVNLYNDILYIQINSMSYHWQGKASATSPYGEEQHKKYPLLKYMAHYKDPLWALMEISSDGSLKLEGVESTFLGSALHKREISKGEFTYPAVSRISDREYKLFMD; encoded by the coding sequence ATGAAAAGGAGAAAATTCGTAAAAAATACGGCCTTGGCCCCTTTGATTGCCGGTAGCTTATTGCACTTAAACGGCTATAGGGAAAGGAAAGATCATACCCCGTTGAAGATCGGCTTATGTGCAGATGTCCATCAGGATTTTATACCCGACGGACCTGAACGTCTTTCTGCTTTTATTGATGCCATGACTACCCGGAAACCCGATTTTATTATTCAACTGGGAGATTTCTGCCAACCTGATCCCGCCAATATACCATTTATGAATATATGGAACCGTTTTCCCGGTCCGAAATACCACGTCATCGGAAATCATGATCCCGAAGGTGAATATACACAGGATGAAGTCGTAGATTTTTGGCAGGCCCTGGGAAAGTACTATTCTTTTGACCTTAAAAACTATCATTTTGTGGTCTTGAATGGAAATGAGCGAAATCCTGCGCATGAAAAACCCTGGAAATATGAAAGATATATCTCAAAAGAACAATTGAGATGGCTGAGTGATGATTTAAGGAAAACAGATAAGCCGGTTATTCTTTTTTGTCATCAGGGAATAGATGTGGGCGGTATAGAAAACTCACTGGAGGTAAGGCGTGTATTGGAACTGGCCAATGAAGAAGCCGGATTTAAAAAAGTCCGGATAGTTTTTTCAGGGCACCATCATAAGGATTATGTCAATTTGTATAATGACATCCTTTATATCCAAATCAATAGTATGTCTTATCATTGGCAGGGGAAAGCATCGGCAACAAGTCCGTATGGAGAGGAACAACATAAAAAATATCCGTTGTTGAAATATATGGCGCATTACAAAGACCCGTTGTGGGCCTTAATGGAAATTTCATCAGACGGATCTTTAAAGCTGGAAGGCGTTGAATCGACTTTTTTGGGGAGTGCATTGCACAAACGGGAAATTTCAAAAGGAGAATTTACGTACCCCGCAGTTTCCCGCATTTCTGACCGGGAGTATAAATTGTTTATGGATTGA